A part of Candidatus Hydrogenedentota bacterium genomic DNA contains:
- a CDS encoding radical SAM protein has translation MEHGDFKYVFGPVVSRRLGRSLGVDVVPFKTCTYDCIYCQLGRTTCLTLERGDFVPLDEVIAELKRKIESGVAADYITIAGSGEPTLYSRLGELIHGIKKLTTIPVAVLTNGSLLWDADVQKSLLEADVVIPSLDASTPESYRTVNRPCADIPFDKMIGGLVAFRERFGGQYWLEVLLLQDVAENENEVERLAGQVARIRPDRVQLHTVARPSPGGEARPATRECLERIALRLGPNAKVVMPSNDAHSLDATGPAAEAPLHEVSETDIFNLLLRHPCTVADIAAGLHADTTAVQRSLDALLIRQAVRKENRNGETFYLALI, from the coding sequence ATGGAACATGGCGATTTCAAGTATGTCTTTGGCCCTGTGGTATCGAGGCGGCTGGGGCGTTCGCTCGGCGTGGACGTTGTGCCCTTCAAGACGTGTACCTACGACTGCATCTACTGCCAGTTGGGTCGCACGACTTGCCTAACCCTCGAACGCGGCGACTTTGTTCCCCTTGATGAGGTTATCGCCGAACTGAAACGTAAAATTGAATCGGGCGTTGCCGCCGACTACATCACGATTGCCGGCTCGGGCGAGCCGACGCTGTATTCGCGCCTCGGCGAACTGATTCACGGCATCAAGAAACTGACCACGATACCTGTCGCCGTGTTGACCAACGGTTCGCTGCTCTGGGATGCGGATGTCCAGAAATCGTTGCTCGAAGCCGACGTGGTCATCCCATCCTTGGATGCCTCAACACCCGAATCGTATCGCACGGTCAACCGGCCCTGCGCAGACATTCCATTTGACAAAATGATAGGTGGTCTGGTTGCTTTTCGCGAACGTTTCGGCGGGCAATACTGGCTCGAAGTCCTTCTTTTGCAAGATGTTGCGGAAAATGAAAACGAAGTCGAACGTCTCGCCGGACAGGTTGCGCGCATCCGGCCCGACCGGGTGCAGCTTCACACCGTGGCCAGGCCATCGCCGGGCGGTGAAGCCCGTCCCGCTACCCGTGAATGCCTTGAACGCATCGCGCTCCGGCTCGGTCCGAACGCCAAGGTTGTCATGCCGTCCAACGACGCCCATTCATTGGATGCAACCGGACCCGCCGCCGAAGCGCCCCTCCATGAGGTTTCCGAAACGGATATTTTTAATCTTCTTCTTCGGCACCCCTGCACCGTGGCCGATATCGCCGCCGGCCTACATGCCGACACGACCGCTGTTCAACGAAGCCTCGATGCGCTTCTTATCCGGCAGGCGGTTCGTAAAGAAAACCGGAACGGCGAAACATTCTACCTTGCCTTGATTTGA
- a CDS encoding response regulator codes for MVRPRILVVDDEEPIRQAVCRWFGMKGFDTDEATDGLNALEKCAQASYDVITMDIEMPGLGGAEIIPILKEKYPEVIIVVLTGYAGSSRETWRAHVDGVFRKPFPLKNLEVEIRLLLDKTNG; via the coding sequence ATGGTAAGACCGCGCATATTGGTAGTGGACGACGAAGAACCGATCCGGCAAGCGGTGTGCCGCTGGTTCGGCATGAAGGGTTTCGACACGGACGAGGCCACGGACGGGCTGAATGCTTTGGAAAAATGCGCCCAAGCGTCCTACGATGTAATAACGATGGACATCGAAATGCCGGGGCTGGGCGGGGCCGAAATCATCCCCATCCTCAAGGAAAAATATCCAGAAGTGATAATCGTGGTGCTCACGGGATATGCCGGAAGCAGCCGGGAAACGTGGCGCGCGCATGTGGACGGCGTTTTCAGAAAGCCCTTCCCGCTCAAAAATCTCGAGGTGGAAATCCGTTTGTTGCTGGACAAAACCAACGGCTAA
- the trxA gene encoding thioredoxin — protein MSNAMELTSANFQATVANGVTLVDFWAEWCGPCRMMGPVLDEIAKQYAGRATVGKVNVDNEGDLAAQFGVSSIPMLAIFKNGQVVKQFVGVTPKAELAAALDAVLT, from the coding sequence ATGAGCAATGCCATGGAACTTACCAGCGCCAATTTTCAGGCAACGGTTGCAAACGGCGTCACTTTGGTGGATTTCTGGGCCGAATGGTGCGGTCCCTGCCGCATGATGGGGCCGGTCTTGGACGAGATTGCCAAGCAATATGCCGGCCGCGCCACCGTCGGCAAGGTCAATGTGGACAATGAAGGTGACTTGGCGGCACAGTTCGGAGTCAGCAGCATACCGATGCTGGCCATCTTCAAGAACGGCCAAGTGGTCAAACAATTCGTCGGCGTAACGCCCAAAGCGGAATTGGCCGCGGCATTGGACGCCGTGTTGACCTGA
- the cysE gene encoding serine O-acetyltransferase, translating into MTSKKNDPIWETIRAEAAEEARNEPMLASFLYSVVLNHKRLEDALSYLLASKLGSDTVPSVTLRDLIDDAFAGDPSIGEAIRADIEAVVTRDPACRGYSVPLLFFKGFHSIQAYRVAHYYWTRDRKPLALYLQSRISEVFAVDIHPGARLGKALLFDHATSVVIGETAVVEDNFSMLHEVTLGGTGKAGGDRHPKVRKGVLIGAGAKVLGNIVIGEGAKIGAGSVVLEDVPPHCTVAGVPAQPVGYPAQALPALEMDHRIKTDREDA; encoded by the coding sequence ATGACCTCAAAAAAGAACGATCCGATTTGGGAAACTATCCGGGCGGAAGCGGCCGAAGAGGCAAGAAACGAACCCATGCTGGCAAGTTTCCTCTATTCGGTCGTGTTGAACCATAAAAGGCTCGAGGATGCGTTGAGTTATCTGCTGGCCAGTAAACTCGGCAGCGACACCGTGCCTTCCGTGACATTGCGCGACCTGATTGACGATGCCTTCGCCGGCGATCCCTCCATCGGCGAGGCCATTCGCGCGGATATCGAAGCCGTCGTGACACGCGACCCGGCCTGTCGCGGCTACTCCGTGCCTCTCCTGTTTTTCAAGGGATTTCATTCGATTCAGGCCTATCGTGTCGCGCATTATTATTGGACACGCGACCGAAAACCGCTGGCCCTCTATCTGCAAAGCCGGATTTCGGAGGTTTTCGCGGTGGACATCCATCCGGGCGCCCGGCTCGGCAAGGCGTTGTTGTTCGATCATGCGACCAGCGTGGTCATCGGCGAAACCGCCGTCGTGGAGGACAATTTCTCCATGCTCCATGAAGTGACCCTCGGCGGCACGGGCAAAGCCGGCGGCGACCGCCATCCCAAGGTCCGAAAGGGCGTGCTGATCGGCGCGGGCGCAAAAGTCCTCGGAAACATTGTAATCGGCGAAGGCGCGAAAATCGGCGCCGGCAGCGTTGTTCTCGAAGATGTGCCCCCGCATTGCACCGTGGCCGGCGTACCCGCGCAACCCGTCGGGTATCCGGCCCAGGCCTTGCCCGCCCTTGAGATGGATCACCGAATCAAGACGGACCGGGAAGACGCATGA
- a CDS encoding radical SAM protein, protein MNLRPLSPIPDPAIRETPCKTILNKCAIADYSLNCYGGCAHACAYCYARFMQRFHAHPEPWGGFVDVKTNAVEALERQVRRLPPGRVFVSSACDGWQPIERDRKLTRACCAVLLDRGFHVGALTKSALIRRDFDLFAGRDATVGVTVTTLDPHLCALWEPRADSVVERFRVVEEAHAAGIETSVMFGPLLPFLSDKPDHLHALFERAAAARVDQITVDALNPRPKVWESVSALLQRHFPDLRERYAAILFSPRVRGPYLSALRQRVFVAAQRFHLANRVSICF, encoded by the coding sequence ATGAATTTACGTCCGCTGTCCCCGATTCCCGATCCGGCGATTCGCGAAACGCCCTGCAAAACCATCCTGAACAAATGCGCAATTGCCGACTATTCGCTCAATTGCTATGGCGGCTGTGCGCATGCCTGCGCTTACTGTTATGCGCGTTTCATGCAACGGTTTCACGCGCATCCGGAACCATGGGGCGGTTTCGTGGATGTCAAGACCAATGCCGTCGAGGCGCTTGAACGCCAAGTCCGCCGCCTTCCCCCGGGCCGGGTCTTTGTCAGCAGCGCCTGCGACGGATGGCAGCCCATCGAACGCGATCGCAAACTCACGCGTGCCTGTTGCGCGGTCCTGCTCGATCGCGGTTTCCACGTCGGAGCCTTGACCAAAAGCGCGTTGATCCGGCGTGATTTCGATCTCTTCGCCGGACGCGACGCGACCGTCGGCGTTACCGTTACGACCCTCGACCCGCATCTTTGCGCGCTTTGGGAACCGCGCGCCGACTCTGTCGTTGAACGATTCCGCGTCGTGGAGGAAGCGCATGCGGCGGGTATCGAAACATCGGTCATGTTCGGCCCCCTGCTTCCCTTTCTTTCGGACAAACCCGATCATCTGCATGCGTTGTTCGAACGCGCCGCGGCCGCCCGCGTGGACCAAATCACCGTGGACGCGCTCAATCCGAGACCGAAAGTATGGGAATCGGTCTCCGCGCTTCTTCAACGGCATTTTCCGGATCTGCGCGAGCGATACGCCGCCATCCTGTTTTCCCCCCGGGTTCGGGGACCCTATCTCTCGGCGCTCCGCCAGCGGGTCTTCGTCGCCGCTCAGCGCTTTCATCTTGCCAACCGCGTTTCAATCTGTTTTTGA
- a CDS encoding septal ring lytic transglycosylase RlpA family protein has translation MLELLALMIISQQPLQHVAQGKASYYTVSSSGVRTASGDRLNDALYTCAMRKGDFGAYYLVVAENGNSVVCKLNDRGPYTKGRVVDLSEAAMRQLDTDAGILPVKVYRIDFDGVRDLFGLR, from the coding sequence ATGCTTGAACTGCTCGCGTTGATGATCATCTCGCAGCAGCCGCTACAGCATGTGGCCCAGGGCAAGGCCTCGTATTACACGGTCAGCAGCAGCGGAGTCAGAACGGCCTCCGGAGACCGCTTGAACGACGCCCTGTACACCTGCGCCATGCGTAAGGGCGATTTTGGCGCCTATTACCTTGTTGTGGCGGAGAACGGGAACTCGGTCGTATGCAAATTGAACGACCGGGGGCCCTATACCAAAGGTCGCGTCGTGGATCTTTCCGAAGCGGCTATGCGGCAATTGGATACCGATGCCGGAATTCTTCCCGTCAAAGTCTATCGGATTGACTTTGACGGCGTCCGGGACCTTTTCGGACTGCGATAA
- a CDS encoding DUF4091 domain-containing protein, whose amino-acid sequence MKRLIAMGVCMLCAVQADAAEPRLKWSFETRGKIYASPIFTDLDNDGKQEVIVCASRDKRILCLSCTGELLWDYRLDDLSNDGLQASPSALDIDGDGGKEIFFASKGGVVGCLDRLGQMVWRTMLPDSFDYSGPLVADIDGDYRAEIVVGGDNGMLYCFDDCGQERWHFQGDGPIRGIPAFLFDARAKKRLIFATFGGGAETAFDPAGKVVWSFNEPGPRKERRSTPAIGLIDADFDLDVVSVTEDFQVIVRDAITGAEKWRWEGKSSIDQANGIALADFDKRNRLDIVCADGTGQGGTGHVHRLRDGKALWSVDVGGGVVQGPAIGDVDGDQRLEILVCSRSKRLMCLDENGQEEWSFPSETEVITTPAIGDLDADGKTDIVFTSKDRRIYCLTLDGAYDASLMPWPMISHDPQLTGCFFGAPFTPPALPSPAQIPNVYLDEITGVHIGSNTVKGQITNNWYRPRRLEANIAVYTPNGLAITRSIVGRFGALDFQQFEFEFPALYPGEYRLVASLLDIGQGAVVSREEKKWDLDPQAPIDIAVERAIVGKSYMLERIPASPARTRLEAACAEAEQAWNARLEELRATIAREEATPDERRAALKALETTGEQLKHVFARGVALCYSPPTLTEFGAFPDTTLKKFFKDETAQTAYVIGTPAPKPAALSLCRNEREAVQILVVPLFRDLKNLRVIIPEDLKRKEGGVISTNDVSVARVGYVTIGPPEYNWHVPKTGEYPDVLFPNDPVDIPASQDVQPYYVTVFANQNTAAGDYEGIVRIEADECPPLDVPITVHVWDFAIPEKPNFKVSMWMNEGMLKAFYRYPDRTPFEVRKRFYQMHLDHRISPIKTFPPDGGNLLEDFEYLMANGQNVFFVDVPDYLPEADRAAAAEKIQATRALLQEKGWADKVLLYSMDEVAVMQRHRIPQMVEMNNWIKTVVPEWPRLETSAPEDALFGAVDIWCPTIDSFDEKILAERMAEGDRLWFYTVWGRPGIMIEFPPIDYRMMFWMCFKYKAEGFLYWGTTHWDLNCAGDQRWPEVPWIPYNRQPGHNGCGYLIYPGPDGTPLSSIRLEIVRDGIEDYEYLFLLQNLVENAKGKVPDELLQKAGPLVRFGPEIAESHTNYNENPTTLLEIRARIAAAIEELQRAVAGS is encoded by the coding sequence ATGAAACGGCTGATCGCGATGGGAGTGTGTATGTTGTGCGCGGTTCAGGCCGATGCCGCCGAACCGCGACTCAAATGGTCGTTCGAGACCCGGGGCAAAATTTACGCCTCGCCGATTTTCACGGATCTCGACAATGACGGCAAACAGGAAGTGATTGTGTGCGCGTCGCGCGACAAACGCATTCTATGCCTGAGTTGCACGGGCGAACTGTTGTGGGATTACCGCCTCGATGATCTGAGCAATGACGGATTGCAAGCTTCGCCGTCGGCCCTCGACATTGACGGCGACGGGGGCAAGGAAATCTTTTTTGCCAGCAAAGGCGGCGTGGTGGGGTGCTTGGACCGTTTGGGGCAAATGGTCTGGCGCACGATGCTGCCGGATTCCTTCGATTACAGCGGGCCGCTGGTCGCCGACATTGACGGCGATTACCGGGCCGAAATCGTCGTGGGAGGCGACAACGGTATGCTGTATTGTTTCGACGATTGCGGCCAGGAGCGCTGGCATTTCCAGGGCGACGGGCCCATCCGGGGCATCCCCGCGTTCCTGTTCGATGCCCGGGCCAAAAAACGGCTGATCTTCGCGACCTTCGGCGGCGGCGCCGAAACCGCATTCGACCCCGCGGGAAAGGTCGTCTGGTCGTTCAACGAACCCGGCCCGCGCAAGGAACGCCGTTCGACGCCGGCAATCGGATTGATTGACGCGGATTTCGATTTGGATGTCGTCTCCGTGACCGAGGATTTTCAGGTCATCGTCCGCGATGCGATCACCGGCGCCGAAAAATGGCGTTGGGAAGGCAAGTCCTCGATCGATCAGGCCAACGGCATCGCGCTGGCGGATTTCGACAAACGGAACCGCTTGGACATCGTCTGCGCGGACGGCACCGGACAGGGCGGGACGGGGCATGTCCACCGGTTGCGCGATGGAAAGGCGCTGTGGTCCGTGGATGTGGGGGGGGGCGTCGTGCAGGGACCCGCCATTGGCGACGTGGACGGCGATCAGCGCCTGGAGATCCTCGTCTGTTCCCGTTCCAAGCGCCTGATGTGTCTGGACGAAAACGGCCAGGAGGAATGGTCGTTTCCGTCGGAAACCGAGGTGATTACCACGCCCGCAATCGGCGATCTGGATGCCGACGGCAAGACCGACATCGTGTTTACCAGCAAGGATCGGCGTATCTATTGCCTTACCCTGGATGGAGCTTATGATGCGTCGCTGATGCCGTGGCCGATGATTTCGCACGATCCCCAATTGACCGGATGTTTTTTCGGCGCGCCGTTCACGCCGCCAGCCCTGCCGTCCCCGGCCCAGATTCCCAATGTCTATCTCGACGAAATCACCGGAGTCCATATCGGCTCGAATACGGTCAAGGGCCAAATCACCAACAATTGGTATCGTCCGAGGCGTCTCGAAGCGAATATCGCCGTCTACACGCCGAACGGGCTGGCCATCACGCGTTCCATTGTGGGCCGTTTCGGGGCGCTTGATTTCCAGCAGTTCGAATTCGAGTTCCCCGCATTGTATCCGGGCGAATACAGGCTGGTCGCGAGCCTCCTCGATATCGGCCAGGGCGCGGTTGTCAGCCGTGAGGAAAAGAAATGGGATCTCGACCCCCAAGCGCCAATAGATATCGCCGTCGAGCGGGCCATAGTTGGAAAGAGTTACATGCTGGAACGCATTCCCGCTTCCCCGGCGCGGACACGCCTCGAGGCGGCCTGTGCCGAAGCCGAACAGGCATGGAACGCCCGGCTCGAAGAATTGCGCGCGACCATTGCCCGTGAAGAGGCCACGCCCGATGAACGACGCGCGGCCTTGAAGGCGCTTGAAACCACCGGCGAACAACTCAAACATGTGTTCGCGCGGGGCGTCGCGTTGTGCTATTCACCCCCAACTCTCACCGAATTCGGGGCCTTCCCGGATACGACACTCAAGAAATTCTTCAAGGACGAGACGGCCCAGACCGCCTATGTCATCGGCACACCCGCGCCCAAACCGGCCGCCCTATCCCTCTGCCGAAACGAGCGGGAGGCTGTTCAAATCCTTGTCGTGCCCCTCTTCAGAGACCTGAAGAACCTTCGCGTCATAATTCCCGAAGACCTGAAACGAAAAGAGGGCGGCGTCATTTCCACAAATGACGTCTCGGTCGCACGGGTCGGATATGTCACCATTGGGCCTCCCGAATACAACTGGCATGTTCCGAAAACAGGCGAGTATCCGGATGTCTTGTTTCCCAATGACCCCGTGGATATCCCTGCCAGCCAAGACGTCCAGCCGTATTATGTAACGGTCTTCGCAAACCAAAACACGGCTGCGGGCGATTACGAGGGAATTGTCCGTATAGAAGCCGATGAATGCCCTCCCCTTGATGTTCCAATAACTGTACATGTATGGGATTTTGCCATACCCGAAAAACCAAACTTCAAGGTCTCTATGTGGATGAACGAGGGCATGCTGAAGGCGTTTTACCGGTATCCGGATCGAACGCCGTTCGAAGTCCGAAAACGGTTTTATCAGATGCATCTCGACCATCGCATCTCGCCCATCAAAACGTTCCCTCCGGATGGCGGAAATCTGCTTGAGGATTTCGAGTATCTGATGGCCAACGGGCAGAATGTGTTTTTTGTGGATGTGCCCGATTACCTGCCCGAAGCGGATCGGGCTGCCGCCGCGGAGAAAATCCAAGCCACGCGCGCCCTGCTGCAGGAAAAAGGCTGGGCCGACAAGGTCCTTCTCTACAGCATGGACGAGGTGGCTGTCATGCAACGCCACCGCATTCCCCAAATGGTCGAGATGAACAATTGGATCAAGACAGTCGTTCCCGAATGGCCGCGCCTCGAAACCAGCGCGCCGGAAGACGCGTTGTTCGGCGCGGTGGACATCTGGTGCCCGACCATTGATTCATTCGACGAAAAAATTCTGGCCGAACGCATGGCCGAAGGCGACCGGTTGTGGTTTTATACGGTGTGGGGACGTCCCGGCATCATGATCGAATTTCCGCCGATTGATTACCGCATGATGTTCTGGATGTGCTTCAAATACAAGGCCGAGGGTTTCCTCTATTGGGGAACCACCCATTGGGATTTGAACTGCGCTGGCGATCAGCGTTGGCCGGAAGTTCCATGGATTCCCTACAACCGCCAGCCGGGCCACAACGGATGCGGGTATTTGATTTATCCGGGGCCGGACGGAACGCCGCTCAGTTCGATCCGCCTCGAAATCGTGCGCGACGGCATCGAGGATTACGAATACCTATTTTTGTTGCAGAACCTTGTCGAAAACGCCAAAGGCAAGGTACCGGACGAATTGCTTCAAAAGGCCGGGCCGCTCGTCCGGTTCGGTCCGGAAATCGCCGAAAGCCACACGAATTACAACGAAAATCCGACAACGCTGCTCGAAATCCGTGCGCGCATCGCCGCCGCCATCGAAGAACTACAGCGTGCCGTTGCAGGATCGTGA
- a CDS encoding alpha/beta hydrolase, with translation MTMWTLIMTAVLFACMTAHASEPAETVLLWPAGTPDALGGEEADTPCLLVFPAPSDKATGTGIIVCPGGGYSGLAMDHEGHQVADWLNANGISAFILRYRVAPYRHPVPLKDAQRAIRTVRRNARAWRIEPDRLGILGFSAGGHLASTAATHFEQGNAQADDPIERMSSRPDFAVLIYPVVTMDGPFGHKGSRANLLGENPPKELVALLSNERQVTTETPPMFLVHTGSDSGVPAENSVMLYLALRRAGVKTELHLYEKGEHGFGLGGDDPVLSTWPGHCIAWLAYHGFLKR, from the coding sequence ATGACGATGTGGACATTGATAATGACAGCGGTTCTTTTTGCCTGTATGACAGCGCATGCGTCCGAACCGGCTGAAACGGTTTTGTTGTGGCCGGCGGGAACCCCAGACGCCTTGGGCGGCGAAGAGGCGGACACGCCTTGTCTGCTCGTTTTTCCCGCCCCTTCCGACAAGGCCACCGGTACCGGGATAATCGTGTGTCCCGGCGGCGGATACAGCGGACTGGCGATGGATCACGAGGGCCATCAGGTGGCGGACTGGCTCAACGCAAACGGAATATCGGCGTTTATCCTGCGTTATCGCGTGGCGCCCTACCGGCATCCCGTTCCCTTGAAGGACGCCCAACGCGCCATCCGCACCGTTCGGCGAAATGCGCGGGCGTGGCGCATCGAACCGGATCGTCTGGGCATCCTTGGTTTTTCAGCGGGCGGTCACTTGGCCTCGACCGCCGCGACCCATTTCGAGCAGGGGAACGCCCAAGCGGACGATCCCATTGAGCGCATGAGTTCCCGCCCCGATTTTGCCGTGCTGATTTATCCGGTCGTCACGATGGATGGACCCTTCGGCCACAAGGGATCCCGCGCCAACCTGTTGGGCGAAAATCCTCCCAAGGAACTTGTCGCGCTCTTGTCGAACGAACGGCAGGTCACGACGGAGACGCCCCCCATGTTCCTCGTCCACACGGGGTCTGATAGCGGAGTGCCGGCGGAAAACAGCGTGATGCTCTATCTGGCCTTGCGCCGGGCGGGCGTCAAGACGGAATTGCACCTCTATGAAAAGGGCGAACACGGATTCGGACTCGGCGGGGACGATCCGGTCTTGTCCACATGGCCGGGACATTGTATCGCGTGGCTCGCCTACCACGGTTTTCTCAAACGTTAG
- a CDS encoding aspartate-semialdehyde dehydrogenase, with amino-acid sequence MTPKVVAVAGATGLVGNRMLQMLEERDFPVKSIKLLASERSKGKTLTFRGEQIPVEVLSEDSFKGVEIALFSAGGGTSKKYAPFAAKDGCVVVDNSSAWRMDPDVPLVVPEVNADDIKWHKGIIANPNCSTIQMVVVLKPIHDAAKIERIVVSTYQAVSGAGIKALTEMRDQITAVLENREPVCKVFPHPIAFNCIPQIPQSDAFTENGYTSEEMKMVNETKKIMGDDSIRVSATTVRVPVHTGHSESVNIETQRKITAAKAREILSTAPGVVVLDDPANQIYPLAIHAAGKGETFVGRIREDISQSRGLDLWIVADNLLKGAALNAVQIAELL; translated from the coding sequence ATGACACCCAAAGTAGTTGCCGTTGCCGGCGCGACCGGCCTCGTCGGAAACCGCATGCTCCAAATGCTGGAAGAACGCGACTTTCCAGTAAAGTCCATCAAACTTCTGGCCAGCGAGCGCTCCAAGGGCAAGACGCTCACGTTCCGCGGCGAACAGATTCCGGTCGAGGTGCTTTCGGAAGACTCTTTCAAGGGCGTCGAAATCGCCCTGTTCAGTGCCGGGGGCGGAACGAGCAAGAAGTACGCGCCTTTTGCGGCGAAAGACGGCTGCGTCGTGGTGGACAATTCCAGCGCTTGGCGCATGGACCCGGATGTGCCGCTTGTGGTCCCGGAAGTCAACGCCGATGACATCAAATGGCACAAGGGCATCATCGCGAATCCGAACTGCTCGACCATTCAGATGGTCGTTGTGCTGAAGCCGATCCACGATGCCGCCAAAATCGAGCGGATCGTCGTTTCGACCTATCAGGCCGTGTCCGGCGCCGGCATCAAGGCGCTTACCGAAATGCGCGACCAAATTACGGCCGTCCTCGAAAACAGGGAGCCGGTCTGCAAGGTATTCCCGCATCCAATCGCCTTCAACTGCATCCCCCAAATCCCGCAGAGCGACGCCTTTACCGAGAACGGCTACACCTCCGAAGAAATGAAAATGGTCAACGAAACCAAAAAGATCATGGGTGACGACTCGATTCGCGTCAGCGCCACGACCGTCCGCGTACCGGTGCATACCGGCCATAGCGAATCGGTCAATATCGAAACGCAGCGCAAGATCACCGCGGCCAAGGCCCGCGAGATCCTCTCGACGGCCCCGGGTGTGGTCGTTCTTGACGATCCCGCCAACCAAATCTATCCCTTGGCCATTCATGCCGCGGGCAAGGGTGAAACCTTCGTGGGACGTATCCGCGAGGACATCTCGCAGTCGCGCGGACTTGACCTCTGGATCGTCGCAGACAACCTGCTCAAGGGCGCGGCGCTCAACGCCGTACAAATCGCCGAGCTTTTATAA